The nucleotide sequence GGCGGCTAGCAAGTAGTCAGGTTCATCCAGGCTGCAGATGGTGACGCCAATCTCATCAGCATCCGGGCCGGTCATAAACACCAGAGGTGTGCCGCAATGAGCGCAGAAGCAGCGGAGGCGGCCCGCCCAGTGCAGTTCACGCGGCTGGCCCGAGGTATAGCGGAAGGAGCTGCGCCGGAAACATGCCCAGGTGATGAAGGGCGCGCCGCTGCTCCGGCGGCAATCGAGACAATGGCAATGGGTGATGTCGTAGGGCCGGCCCGTGGCCTCATAGCGCACAGTGCCGCACAGGCAA is from Verrucomicrobiia bacterium and encodes:
- a CDS encoding GFA family protein, producing MPAANVFHGGCLCGTVRYEATGRPYDITHCHCLDCRRSSGAPFITWACFRRSSFRYTSGQPRELHWAGRLRCFCAHCGTPLVFMTGPDADEIGVTICSLDEPDYLLAADHTWTEDKLPWIKLDDGLPHFTQNRPS